A segment of the Sphingomonas kaistensis genome:
ACGTAGAGCTGGGGGATGGTCGGCCAGTCGCTATATTCCTTGATGCCCTGGCGGATTTCCTGGTCCTGGAGCACGTCGACGGTTTCGTACGGCGTGCCGAGGTGATCGAGGATGGCGATCGCGCGGCTGGAGAAGCCGCACTGCGGGAACAGGGCGGTGCCCTTCATGAAGAGCACGACGTCGTTGCTCTTGACCAGGGTGTCGATGCGATCGTGAGCGTTGCTCATGCTTGTTACTCCTGAGGGGCGGCGGTGGTCAGCTGAAGGGCGTGGAGTTCGCCCCCCATCCGGCCACCCAGCGCGCGGTAGACGAGTTGATGCTGGCGGACCCGCGGCAGGCCGGCAAAGGCCGCGCTGGTGACGGTGGCGGCATAATGGTCGCCGTCGCCGCGCAGGTCGGTGATCTCGATCCGGGCGTCGGGGAGGGCGGCGCGGATCAGCGTTTCGATGTCTTCGGCGGCCATGGGCATGGGATCAGCCCTGCGCTTCCATCAGCTGGCGGCGCGCTTCGACGGTCTTGTCGGCGAGCTGCTGGCGGATCTGGGCTTCGTCCATTTCGATGTCGGCGGCGGTGAGGTCGCCGAGGATCTTGCGGATGACGTCCTCGTCGCCCGCTTCCTCGAAGTCGGCGCGAACGACGTCCTTGGCATAGGCTTCGGCTTCGACCGCCGACAGCTTCATCAGCCCGGCGGCCCAGTGACCGAGGAGCTTGTTGCGCCGAGCGATGACCCGGAACTTCATCTCCTCGTCATGCGCGAACTTGGTTTCAAAGGCCCGTTCGCGATCGTCGAAGGTGGTCATGTCCGCTCCCACTGAAAGGTTCAGCCGGGAGATAGGCGCGGGCGTAGCGAGTGGCAATGCGGCGCCGCGGCAGGAAGGGGCCGGCAGGGCGAGGCAAACCCCGCTCTGCCGGCAGAGAGAGGCTTACGGCATCACCACCGTGTCGATGGCGTGGATCACGCCGTTCGACGCGTTGATGTTGGCGGTGACGACATGGGACATGCCGCCCTTGGCGTCGGTCAGCATGATGCGGCTGCCCATCAGCGAGGCCTTGAGCGTGCCGCCCTGGACGGTGGTGAGGGTGGCAGTGCCGCCGCCGTCCTTGATCAGCTTGGTCAGCTGGGCGGCGTTCACCCGGCCGGCCACCACGTGATAGGTGAGGATCGAAGTCAGCGTCGCCTTGTTGGCGGGCTGGACCAGCGTCTCGA
Coding sequences within it:
- the grxD gene encoding Grx4 family monothiol glutaredoxin, with protein sequence MSNAHDRIDTLVKSNDVVLFMKGTALFPQCGFSSRAIAILDHLGTPYETVDVLQDQEIRQGIKEYSDWPTIPQLYVKGEFVGGSDIMMEMFESGELKTMVAADA
- a CDS encoding BolA family protein, with the translated sequence MPMAAEDIETLIRAALPDARIEITDLRGDGDHYAATVTSAAFAGLPRVRQHQLVYRALGGRMGGELHALQLTTAAPQE
- a CDS encoding DUF1476 domain-containing protein, with amino-acid sequence MTTFDDRERAFETKFAHDEEMKFRVIARRNKLLGHWAAGLMKLSAVEAEAYAKDVVRADFEEAGDEDVIRKILGDLTAADIEMDEAQIRQQLADKTVEARRQLMEAQG
- a CDS encoding fasciclin domain-containing protein, yielding MRTPTFFAALAGLTLAATPAAALDHHSTMPGKTVVEVAVGNPDFSTLVAAVKAADLATTLSGKGPFTVFAPTNAAFAKLPAGTVETLVQPANKATLTSILTYHVVAGRVNAAQLTKLIKDGGGTATLTTVQGGTLKASLMGSRIMLTDAKGGMSHVVTANINASNGVIHAIDTVVMP